A single region of the Thermococcus paralvinellae genome encodes:
- a CDS encoding carbohydrate ABC transporter permease, which yields MGGRKDYLTKDFFILMTPAFILLFIFIVYPILNTFYLSFFKWDGFTPPQFVGLQNYEKMFDYELFRTSIKNNVFLFITFLPLVTLLGLAFSILLHNKEVVGRNVLRGIVMLGMVMPLTVVGIVWMLLLDPRSGIINKIIELLGGSPRAWIQDPSTAIYFVLLGSLWAWLGFSTTVFLAGLEGIDKEILEAAIIDGANPWQKFRYVLLPLLKPALIVVVTMSSIYILKVFDLIFVLSAESPPLYLSVLAYLVYYEAFFRYRWGFAAAVATFLTVAVFVFSIGMLKRMIQERRVE from the coding sequence ATGGGCGGAAGGAAGGATTACTTAACTAAAGACTTTTTCATCCTGATGACGCCCGCCTTTATACTCCTCTTTATTTTTATCGTGTATCCAATATTAAACACATTTTACTTGAGCTTCTTTAAGTGGGACGGTTTTACTCCACCTCAGTTTGTTGGACTTCAAAATTATGAAAAAATGTTTGATTATGAACTTTTCAGAACATCAATTAAGAATAACGTGTTTCTGTTCATCACATTCTTGCCTTTAGTCACGCTCTTAGGCTTAGCATTCTCGATCCTTCTCCACAATAAGGAAGTTGTAGGGAGAAATGTCTTGAGAGGAATTGTTATGCTCGGTATGGTTATGCCACTAACAGTTGTTGGTATAGTTTGGATGCTTTTGCTCGATCCTCGTTCTGGAATTATTAATAAAATTATTGAGCTCCTAGGAGGTTCTCCTAGGGCTTGGATACAAGACCCCTCAACTGCAATATATTTTGTTCTGTTAGGTTCTCTTTGGGCTTGGTTGGGTTTTTCAACTACAGTATTTCTCGCTGGGCTTGAGGGGATTGACAAAGAAATTCTTGAAGCTGCAATAATTGATGGAGCAAATCCTTGGCAGAAGTTTAGATATGTCCTCCTACCTCTCTTGAAACCAGCTTTAATAGTCGTCGTCACGATGAGTTCAATCTACATCCTAAAGGTCTTTGACCTTATATTTGTGTTGTCAGCAGAATCTCCTCCGCTCTATTTATCAGTGCTCGCTTATTTGGTGTACTACGAAGCGTTCTTTAGATACAGATGGGGATTCGCAGCAGCTGTTGCTACATTCCTCACAGTGGCAGTGTTTGTGTTCTCAATAGGCATGCTAAAGAGAATGATACAGGAGAGGAGGGTTGAGTAA
- a CDS encoding DUF432 domain-containing protein has translation MFGEYELRTKFIKVWDKKIHLTEETDEIVVYRRDEVRRIIKKADRLKILPSPAVGYGVRLLMVKLNEPIAVPPKDAISGYIEAPIEVDVKVGNLTIDHFLLGKEKYALYGTMDVGVITRYHKSDFYIKEPDSIGVAKIIISNPSKEWKMLDRIVFPIKDSVLFYTSDKAYYPLLIITTKNHTPEVNNTGKPPKEGLTPTREALSLPNFLMRW, from the coding sequence ATGTTTGGAGAATATGAGCTGAGAACAAAGTTCATCAAAGTTTGGGACAAAAAAATTCATCTCACCGAAGAAACTGACGAAATTGTTGTTTACCGGAGAGATGAGGTTAGACGAATAATAAAAAAAGCTGATAGACTTAAAATTCTACCCTCCCCAGCCGTTGGTTATGGAGTTAGGCTTCTAATGGTTAAGCTGAACGAACCAATTGCTGTCCCCCCAAAGGATGCAATTTCTGGATATATCGAAGCACCAATAGAAGTTGATGTAAAAGTTGGGAATCTCACAATAGACCACTTTCTGCTTGGAAAAGAGAAATATGCCCTTTACGGAACGATGGATGTTGGTGTTATTACAAGATACCATAAGAGTGACTTTTACATAAAAGAACCTGATTCAATTGGGGTAGCCAAGATAATTATTAGTAATCCCTCTAAAGAATGGAAAATGCTCGACAGGATAGTCTTTCCGATAAAAGACAGTGTATTGTTCTACACAAGTGATAAAGCCTATTATCCCCTCCTAATAATTACTACAAAAAACCACACTCCCGAAGTCAACAATACTGGAAAACCCCCAAAGGAGGGATTAACCCCCACTAGAGAGGCACTGTCGTTACCCAACTTCTTGATGAGGTGGTAA
- a CDS encoding CidA/LrgA family protein, protein MYKGLAIIFGFLFLGEALVRMLGLPIPGNVVGMILLTLALVFNVVKLEDVEKEAELLVRNMSVMFIPPGVGIVLYWGLIKSQAMPIFVALIVSFFVTMVLTAKFVEFLRRGRG, encoded by the coding sequence ATGTATAAGGGGTTGGCTATAATTTTTGGCTTTCTCTTTTTAGGCGAAGCTCTGGTTAGAATGTTGGGTCTTCCGATTCCTGGCAATGTTGTAGGGATGATTCTCCTAACTTTAGCGTTGGTTTTCAACGTTGTTAAGCTTGAAGATGTTGAGAAAGAGGCGGAGCTGTTAGTGAGGAACATGAGCGTAATGTTCATTCCTCCTGGAGTCGGTATAGTTTTGTATTGGGGCTTAATCAAAAGCCAGGCAATGCCAATTTTTGTAGCTTTAATAGTGAGCTTCTTCGTAACAATGGTTCTGACAGCTAAGTTTGTTGAATTCTTAAGGAGGGGAAGAGGATGA
- a CDS encoding ABC transporter substrate-binding protein, with protein MKRGVKKAALLLSLFLLGAIVAGCISQKETTTSPTAAPTTTEKPTEAKPVEVIVYGQWGGSEGEAFMKAIEEFNKAHKDIQIKYVQQSKLRDAVLSELAAGSPNFDIAILPWPALIKELGQKGQLEDLTPIAKKYSGQIMQNLLDPVNLNGVYYGIPIKAWAKPGIWYNVHVFKDNNLEPPKTLDDLKQVCNVLKSKGIQPMASGAADKWPLSDIFEAVLLRVGGPELHQKLMRHEIKWTDPQVIEAFKIISDLLKQGCYGDPKVAIGEKWEAQVARLGKGEVAMYFMGNWINLMLQSEGYKPGVDYDLIPFPTINPNVKPAIVAGGDWIIVPKNAPHKEVALKVAEWFAGAQYQEIMVRQKGYLAPNLAVPKEAYDPADYRVVEIMKNSVVVPDLDDNVPSGFQPVIWDALFRLWANPDDYQKIAEDLEKQAKDYYSS; from the coding sequence ATGAAGCGTGGTGTTAAAAAAGCTGCATTGCTTTTAAGCCTGTTTTTGTTAGGTGCCATAGTTGCTGGATGTATCTCTCAAAAGGAGACAACTACGAGTCCTACAGCAGCCCCTACAACAACAGAAAAACCCACAGAAGCTAAGCCTGTTGAGGTAATAGTCTATGGCCAGTGGGGTGGTAGCGAAGGAGAGGCCTTTATGAAGGCCATTGAAGAGTTCAATAAAGCCCACAAAGACATACAGATTAAATATGTTCAACAATCAAAACTTAGAGATGCCGTTTTAAGTGAATTAGCGGCTGGTTCACCAAACTTCGATATTGCAATCCTCCCATGGCCCGCACTGATAAAGGAACTTGGTCAAAAAGGCCAACTTGAAGATTTAACCCCAATAGCAAAGAAATATTCTGGACAAATTATGCAAAATCTACTTGATCCTGTTAATCTGAATGGTGTTTATTATGGAATCCCAATTAAAGCATGGGCAAAGCCAGGTATTTGGTATAACGTCCATGTCTTTAAAGACAACAATCTTGAACCGCCAAAGACCTTAGATGACCTCAAACAAGTTTGTAACGTGTTGAAGAGCAAAGGAATTCAGCCAATGGCAAGCGGTGCCGCTGATAAGTGGCCACTGAGTGATATCTTTGAGGCTGTCCTTCTTAGAGTCGGTGGCCCAGAGCTCCACCAGAAGCTTATGAGACACGAAATAAAGTGGACAGACCCGCAAGTTATTGAGGCATTTAAGATCATAAGCGACCTCCTCAAGCAAGGTTGCTATGGTGATCCCAAGGTTGCAATTGGTGAGAAGTGGGAAGCTCAAGTAGCAAGATTAGGAAAGGGAGAAGTTGCCATGTACTTCATGGGCAACTGGATTAACTTAATGCTCCAGAGTGAAGGATATAAGCCAGGTGTTGACTATGACTTAATTCCATTCCCAACGATCAATCCAAATGTTAAGCCTGCAATAGTTGCTGGTGGCGACTGGATTATAGTTCCAAAGAATGCTCCACACAAAGAGGTAGCCTTAAAAGTTGCAGAATGGTTTGCTGGAGCACAATATCAAGAGATTATGGTAAGACAAAAAGGTTATCTTGCACCAAACTTAGCAGTTCCAAAAGAGGCATACGACCCAGCAGATTACAGAGTTGTTGAGATTATGAAGAATTCAGTTGTAGTGCCAGACTTGGATGACAATGTACCAAGTGGATTCCAGCCTGTAATCTGGGACGCACTCTTCAGATTATGGGCCAACCCAGATGACTACCAGAAGATTGCCGAAGACCTTGAGAAGCAAGCAAAAGACTATTACTCAAGCTGA
- a CDS encoding mechanosensitive ion channel family protein, producing the protein MEIPLNTTALLSSMPLANITMLSVGKAIAIAIIGLVLANLLKKWIIELSRTTKYVWIINEDTANTVQKLVIVIAMIYSLDTLGILSIRIAGTTLSNIITAFLVFYFSYLIAKKSKDYLLMSGAKKGNLPEMQLKAKLFYYSLLTIAFLIALNIAGFTGKLTTLVVAGGITGIVLGFSAQTVIANFISGIFMYFDKPLKIGDPVEVAGYSGIVNDIRILSTRIRTWDGTLVRIPNEKVFNSEIRNLQKYPARRVDVLIGIAYKEDISRAIEVIKKTLEEMPLVLAEPEPMVYVNELAESSVNIYVKAWAPSEKWFDVRSTILQKLKEALDKEGIEIPFPQRVNWFAEELRVKVEKD; encoded by the coding sequence ATGGAGATTCCACTAAATACAACTGCACTGCTCTCCTCAATGCCGTTGGCCAATATAACCATGCTCTCAGTTGGAAAAGCCATAGCTATTGCCATTATTGGCTTAGTATTAGCAAACCTTCTCAAAAAATGGATTATCGAGCTTTCAAGAACAACGAAATATGTGTGGATAATTAATGAGGACACCGCTAACACGGTACAAAAGCTAGTCATCGTAATTGCTATGATATACTCCCTTGATACACTGGGCATTTTGTCTATTAGAATAGCCGGGACAACACTAAGTAACATAATAACGGCTTTTCTTGTGTTTTACTTCTCATATCTCATTGCAAAGAAATCGAAGGATTATCTTTTAATGAGTGGAGCAAAAAAAGGCAATCTACCAGAAATGCAACTGAAAGCTAAGCTATTCTATTATTCTCTCCTTACCATTGCATTCTTAATAGCACTTAACATAGCCGGTTTCACTGGAAAACTTACAACACTAGTAGTTGCAGGTGGAATAACTGGTATAGTCTTAGGTTTTTCTGCTCAAACTGTAATAGCAAACTTTATCTCCGGCATATTTATGTATTTTGACAAGCCACTTAAAATTGGCGACCCTGTTGAAGTTGCTGGCTATTCTGGGATTGTCAATGACATAAGAATTCTCTCTACGAGGATAAGGACTTGGGACGGAACTTTAGTTAGAATCCCAAATGAAAAAGTGTTCAACAGTGAGATAAGAAATCTTCAGAAATATCCAGCAAGGAGAGTTGATGTACTGATAGGAATAGCATACAAAGAAGACATAAGCAGAGCCATTGAGGTTATAAAGAAAACGTTGGAAGAGATGCCTCTCGTTTTGGCAGAACCGGAGCCAATGGTATACGTTAATGAACTCGCAGAAAGCAGTGTCAATATATATGTCAAAGCATGGGCCCCAAGTGAGAAGTGGTTTGACGTAAGAAGTACAATCTTACAGAAGCTTAAGGAAGCTCTCGATAAGGAAGGAATTGAGATTCCATTCCCACAACGTGTCAACTGGTTTGCAGAGGAACTTAGAGTAAAAGTTGAGAAAGACTAA
- a CDS encoding HD domain-containing protein produces the protein MYERDKLLSEIKFLMENDYLFEMFKRTFEKYEYYFNTTNYIVLNVYQFNDHGSIHVLLTTRRALEILRILKKFGIQTTAEKLGKPFEWSKFIVAFGALFHDIGNMIHRENHYLFSTILAEPIIDELAKEFEKTDWLLLKALTLNAIYTHDEATQCTTIEGSCVTVADGCDMEQGRSRLVHKKDKVDIHSVSALAIEKVEISEGDSRTPIIIDVKMKHLSGIFQVDEILTKKVRNSLLNGKVKIRIHAENQLLEKVV, from the coding sequence ATGTATGAAAGGGATAAGCTCTTAAGCGAGATTAAGTTTCTCATGGAAAATGACTACTTGTTTGAAATGTTTAAACGAACTTTTGAAAAGTATGAATACTACTTTAATACCACAAACTACATTGTCCTAAATGTTTATCAGTTTAATGATCATGGAAGTATTCATGTCCTTTTGACGACTAGAAGAGCATTGGAAATCCTAAGAATTCTCAAAAAATTTGGTATTCAAACAACAGCAGAAAAACTTGGCAAGCCTTTTGAGTGGAGCAAATTCATAGTTGCATTTGGTGCTTTGTTCCATGATATTGGAAACATGATTCACCGCGAGAACCACTACCTTTTCAGCACGATTTTAGCAGAACCAATCATAGATGAACTTGCCAAGGAGTTTGAGAAGACGGACTGGCTGCTTTTGAAGGCACTGACTCTTAATGCAATATATACCCATGATGAAGCAACGCAGTGCACAACAATTGAAGGTAGTTGTGTTACAGTTGCTGATGGCTGCGACATGGAACAGGGACGTTCAAGACTTGTTCACAAGAAAGACAAGGTTGACATTCATTCAGTTTCAGCACTTGCAATTGAGAAGGTTGAAATAAGCGAAGGAGACAGCAGAACACCAATAATCATAGATGTCAAAATGAAGCACCTATCTGGAATCTTTCAGGTTGACGAAATCCTGACTAAAAAAGTTAGGAACTCTTTGTTGAATGGAAAAGTTAAGATTAGGATTCATGCAGAAAACCAATTGCTGGAGAAGGTGGTTTAA
- the treT gene encoding trehalose synthase, translating into MFEVENLKKKTINDYFPIVGKDTIDRIKRKAEKFEGSAIANVNSTAYGGGVAEILHSLIPLMRSLGIETRWFVIEGTDEFFKVTKSFHNALQGNKELKLTEDMKKLYLDINKKNSEDFDLSVFDYVVVHDPQPAPLIEFYEKKKPWIWRCHIDLSDPNMEFWGFLRQFVEKYDRYIFHMPEYVQSDLDKNKVVIMPPSIDPLSEKNIELKDSEIVKILEKFDIDPDRPKITQVARFDPWKGVFDAIEVYRKVKGKIPDVQLLLVSAMAHDDPEGWIYFEKVLRKVGEDYDVKILTNLIGVHAREVNAFQRASDVVLQMSTREGFGLTVSEAMWKGKPVIGRAVGGIKLQVVDGETGFLIKTVDEAVEKTLYLLKHPGVAREMGKKAKERVKENFLITRHLERYLDLFSSFIQ; encoded by the coding sequence ATGTTTGAAGTTGAGAATCTCAAGAAAAAAACGATCAATGACTATTTCCCTATTGTTGGTAAAGATACAATAGATAGGATAAAAAGGAAAGCCGAGAAATTTGAAGGCTCTGCCATTGCTAATGTAAATTCAACAGCTTATGGTGGGGGGGTTGCAGAAATACTCCACAGCTTAATACCTCTGATGAGAAGCCTTGGAATTGAGACAAGATGGTTCGTGATTGAGGGAACAGATGAATTTTTTAAGGTTACTAAATCTTTCCACAATGCTCTTCAGGGAAACAAAGAACTCAAGCTTACAGAGGATATGAAAAAACTTTATCTTGACATCAACAAAAAGAACTCAGAGGATTTTGATTTGAGTGTTTTTGACTATGTTGTTGTTCACGATCCACAGCCAGCTCCCTTAATAGAGTTCTATGAGAAAAAGAAGCCTTGGATTTGGCGCTGTCATATCGATTTAAGCGACCCAAACATGGAATTCTGGGGCTTTTTAAGACAGTTTGTTGAAAAATACGATCGCTATATCTTCCACATGCCAGAGTATGTACAGAGTGATCTCGATAAAAACAAAGTTGTCATAATGCCCCCTTCAATAGACCCTCTTAGTGAAAAGAACATCGAATTAAAGGATAGTGAAATTGTAAAAATCTTAGAAAAGTTTGACATTGATCCAGACAGGCCAAAGATAACCCAAGTTGCAAGATTTGATCCGTGGAAAGGAGTATTTGATGCAATTGAAGTTTACAGAAAAGTCAAGGGAAAAATACCTGATGTTCAACTATTACTTGTCAGTGCAATGGCACATGATGATCCTGAAGGCTGGATATATTTTGAGAAAGTCCTTAGAAAAGTTGGAGAGGACTATGACGTCAAAATTCTGACGAATTTAATTGGAGTTCATGCTAGGGAAGTAAACGCCTTTCAAAGGGCAAGCGATGTCGTTCTCCAAATGTCAACAAGAGAGGGATTCGGATTAACTGTTAGCGAGGCAATGTGGAAGGGGAAGCCAGTAATAGGTAGGGCAGTAGGCGGAATTAAGCTCCAAGTAGTTGATGGAGAAACAGGATTTTTAATTAAGACAGTTGACGAAGCAGTAGAAAAAACGCTTTATCTGCTTAAACACCCAGGAGTTGCGAGGGAAATGGGTAAAAAAGCTAAAGAACGGGTTAAGGAGAACTTCCTCATAACACGGCATTTAGAAAGGTATTTAGACCTCTTCAGTTCATTTATTCAATAG
- a CDS encoding DUF434 domain-containing protein, with amino-acid sequence MLSPLFEAYLDLKYLLNRGYKKNVALNFVANHYKLKKEDRYLLTRCVFSDKEIKAREKKRKPIDFIRNKVLAVDGFNVLITLESVLEGKAILCEDGLVRDLKYQRGYRLSEKTKEMLFFLLEFLSKFNPKEVILLYDKPISKSGEIAKLTNEIMKKVGLSGTAEATTSVDFELKKFQIVATSDLAVVDKVKYVVDIPQEFSKSKGIKIKELEEILRAGIEIY; translated from the coding sequence ATGCTTTCTCCTCTTTTTGAGGCGTATTTGGATTTGAAGTATTTGCTCAATAGAGGATATAAGAAAAACGTTGCATTGAATTTTGTAGCTAATCACTACAAGCTGAAAAAGGAGGATAGGTATCTCTTAACTAGATGTGTGTTTAGTGATAAAGAAATAAAAGCCAGAGAAAAGAAGAGAAAGCCAATTGATTTTATACGAAATAAAGTCCTAGCTGTTGATGGGTTTAATGTTCTAATAACTTTGGAATCGGTTCTTGAAGGAAAAGCTATACTTTGCGAGGATGGTCTTGTTAGAGATTTAAAGTATCAAAGGGGATATAGGCTTAGTGAAAAAACTAAAGAGATGTTATTTTTCCTCTTGGAGTTTTTATCTAAGTTTAACCCAAAAGAAGTCATCCTTCTCTATGATAAGCCTATCAGCAAAAGTGGAGAAATTGCAAAGCTCACAAATGAAATTATGAAAAAAGTTGGTCTTTCTGGAACAGCAGAAGCCACAACTTCTGTGGATTTTGAACTTAAGAAATTTCAAATTGTTGCAACTTCGGATTTGGCTGTTGTTGATAAGGTAAAATATGTTGTGGATATACCACAGGAATTCTCAAAGAGTAAGGGAATTAAAATAAAAGAGCTCGAAGAAATTTTAAGAGCGGGAATAGAGATTTATTAA
- a CDS encoding Tfx family DNA-binding protein, which produces MKSFLTEQQIRILQLRAKGLKQSEIAELLGTSRANVSILEHRALEKIEKAKNTLLIWEQINSKISIEVKKGEDIFTIPDKLFKKADELKIKVPYSTAEIIAFLVEHAPLDDRVAKRDFTLFLDAQDRLKISECLLEDIDEIRKNNRSENPI; this is translated from the coding sequence ATGAAGAGCTTCCTCACTGAACAACAGATTAGAATATTGCAGCTCAGAGCTAAAGGATTAAAGCAGAGTGAAATAGCCGAGCTTTTAGGCACAAGTAGGGCCAATGTAAGTATTCTTGAGCATAGAGCCCTAGAAAAGATTGAAAAAGCCAAAAACACTCTTCTCATTTGGGAACAAATAAATTCAAAGATTAGCATTGAAGTGAAAAAAGGCGAAGACATCTTCACAATCCCGGACAAACTATTCAAAAAAGCTGATGAACTTAAAATCAAAGTCCCTTATAGCACAGCCGAGATAATAGCTTTTCTTGTTGAGCATGCCCCTTTAGATGACAGAGTCGCAAAGAGAGACTTCACACTTTTCCTAGATGCCCAGGATAGACTTAAAATAAGCGAGTGCTTACTTGAGGATATTGATGAGATAAGGAAGAACAATAGAAGTGAAAATCCCATTTAA
- a CDS encoding L-fucose/L-arabinose isomerase family protein, protein MIAVATFTDPRPTALSEERERALMEKHKALIEALKEFEVLDINAELGKYEALKKGENFGIDDKEEVLEAAKIISSKDVSGIILGLWHWTESNLITLLAKETNKPLLLYADDDPAWAGTTCITSVGASLWESAVNYYALHHTRLKGDVEKVKAWVKAVEAVSKLSKKSLLIWGAPYTLGMEHLMDDLPRLKRFIGDFLMFDQYLIVRKADEMLSDEKLRIKVEEFYDWLTSKAKVKFDNVMLTPEALRRQIAIYLAAKDIWEQYKNEVAGVSIKCQPELSEIYGVTACLIPALFPFNLDAKGEKPIIPATCEGDIKGTISSILLFYLSRKPPLFGDIKYVDDELVLIANCGASSLYYAKLSENPEENLNATTIQGQCQGKSGGALTYRTPKTTLTIARLVRIDGEYYLLYFLGEGIEITEEIEKKLKWGKQWPHTAVKNPLDKEKFIAVIGANHLSAVPGDYTTELRFIAKLWGIKAVNLADEKDVKELLEKV, encoded by the coding sequence ATGATAGCTGTTGCAACTTTTACAGATCCTCGACCAACTGCTCTTTCAGAAGAACGTGAAAGGGCTTTGATGGAAAAGCACAAAGCTTTGATTGAAGCTTTGAAAGAATTTGAGGTTTTAGATATTAATGCAGAGCTAGGGAAATACGAGGCACTTAAAAAAGGAGAGAATTTTGGAATTGACGATAAGGAGGAAGTTCTTGAGGCAGCAAAAATAATAAGCTCAAAAGATGTGAGTGGAATAATTCTAGGCTTGTGGCACTGGACCGAGAGTAATCTCATAACCCTTTTGGCTAAAGAGACGAACAAGCCTTTGCTTTTATATGCAGATGACGATCCAGCATGGGCTGGAACGACTTGCATAACCTCTGTTGGAGCCTCGCTCTGGGAAAGTGCTGTAAACTACTATGCTCTTCATCACACGAGACTGAAAGGCGATGTTGAAAAAGTCAAGGCATGGGTTAAAGCAGTTGAGGCAGTATCAAAGCTCTCCAAAAAGTCCCTCCTCATCTGGGGTGCTCCTTATACATTGGGAATGGAACACTTAATGGACGATTTGCCGAGACTAAAGCGCTTTATCGGAGATTTCTTGATGTTTGATCAGTACTTAATTGTCAGAAAAGCCGATGAGATGCTAAGCGATGAGAAACTTAGGATTAAAGTAGAGGAATTCTACGACTGGCTCACTTCAAAAGCTAAAGTAAAGTTTGACAACGTTATGTTGACCCCAGAAGCTCTGAGGAGGCAGATAGCTATCTATCTGGCAGCAAAAGACATTTGGGAACAATATAAAAATGAGGTTGCGGGAGTTTCAATTAAATGTCAGCCAGAGCTGAGTGAGATTTATGGAGTTACTGCATGTTTAATCCCAGCGCTGTTTCCATTCAACTTAGATGCAAAAGGAGAGAAGCCAATAATTCCGGCCACTTGTGAAGGAGACATTAAGGGAACTATAAGCTCAATTCTGCTGTTCTACTTGAGCAGAAAGCCGCCTCTTTTTGGGGACATAAAGTATGTGGACGATGAGCTCGTTCTTATAGCAAACTGTGGAGCCTCTTCGCTTTATTATGCAAAGCTAAGCGAAAATCCAGAGGAAAATCTAAATGCAACGACAATACAAGGACAGTGCCAGGGAAAGAGCGGAGGTGCGTTGACATACAGAACTCCAAAGACAACTCTTACGATTGCAAGGCTTGTTAGGATTGATGGAGAATATTACCTGCTTTACTTCTTAGGTGAAGGGATCGAAATAACTGAAGAAATTGAGAAAAAGCTTAAATGGGGCAAGCAGTGGCCTCATACAGCTGTGAAAAACCCTCTTGACAAGGAGAAATTCATTGCAGTTATAGGTGCAAATCACCTCTCTGCTGTTCCGGGGGACTACACTACTGAGCTTAGATTCATAGCTAAGCTTTGGGGAATCAAAGCTGTTAACTTAGCAGACGAGAAAGATGTCAAAGAGCTTTTGGAAAAGGTATGA
- a CDS encoding CidB/LrgB family autolysis modulator → MNSFGVFLTLALFYLFSKLYQKKRAFYLNPVLLSILSIAIILRTFNISYQTYMESAQILSFLLGPAVVSLAIPLYKQREVIKTYSKEIVLGISFGGTLAILSAFYVAKLLGAEKIVLLSIAPKSITTAIAIGVSEKIGGIPALTAVLVILTGIMGNAIGVEVLNLARIKDKVARGLAMGVTSHGLGTARIILDDELAGAVSGLAMALNGIFTSIVLPYLINILK, encoded by the coding sequence ATGAACAGCTTTGGCGTCTTTTTAACCTTGGCCTTATTCTACCTGTTCTCAAAGCTCTATCAGAAAAAGAGGGCTTTCTACTTGAATCCTGTTCTTCTCTCAATACTCTCAATTGCCATAATTTTAAGGACTTTTAACATAAGCTATCAGACTTACATGGAAAGCGCACAAATACTGAGTTTCCTTCTTGGCCCAGCGGTTGTTAGCTTAGCTATTCCCTTATACAAACAACGGGAGGTTATTAAGACCTATTCAAAGGAAATTGTTCTAGGGATATCATTTGGGGGAACTCTGGCAATTTTGAGCGCATTTTATGTTGCAAAGCTTTTAGGGGCGGAAAAAATAGTTCTGCTTAGCATTGCTCCTAAGAGCATAACCACAGCAATAGCAATTGGGGTTAGTGAGAAAATAGGAGGTATACCAGCTTTAACAGCTGTTCTCGTTATTTTAACTGGAATAATGGGGAATGCCATTGGTGTTGAGGTGTTGAATCTTGCCAGAATTAAAGATAAAGTTGCTAGAGGGTTGGCCATGGGGGTTACTTCTCATGGCTTGGGAACTGCTAGGATAATTCTCGATGATGAGCTTGCAGGAGCAGTCAGCGGATTGGCAATGGCATTAAATGGGATTTTCACTTCTATTGTTCTTCCTTATCTCATCAATATCCTCAAGTAA
- the trmB gene encoding HTH-type sugar-sensing transcriptional regulator TrmB: MEISEKVLAMLTRLGFTKYEVLTYWTLLVYGPSTAKEISERSGIPYNRVYDTIASLKARGFVSEVESSPRVYVAFSPSIAFLKFKKEVDDIKRQLEKELKKVKVKEEERPGIWRTKDLDEAVEMVKESLDISEYEVILVAPEKFLEKLEDNIKNALKKGVTVSLYTEERIDLSDFTKIGNLFVRKFHKLNHFIGMFDGREVIDIQNIGFRPRNPPSFKATYPEIIFSQYSFIREAFKESTLILESINRKDDLRFFTTFHAVDLIRRHLNDSNIYAEIIAKNLTTGEIEELRGRVVGYTVAMEEGIDNFDLETDKGIFKIGGMFAVLEDYETTRIRLILT; this comes from the coding sequence ATGGAGATAAGTGAAAAGGTCTTGGCAATGCTCACAAGACTTGGCTTCACAAAATATGAAGTTCTCACATATTGGACATTGCTAGTCTATGGTCCAAGCACTGCAAAGGAAATCTCAGAGAGAAGTGGAATTCCATACAACAGGGTTTATGACACAATAGCTTCGTTAAAAGCTAGGGGGTTTGTGAGTGAGGTAGAGAGTTCTCCAAGAGTTTACGTTGCTTTTTCTCCTTCAATAGCTTTCCTCAAATTCAAAAAAGAAGTTGATGACATTAAAAGACAGCTTGAAAAGGAGCTAAAAAAAGTCAAAGTAAAAGAAGAGGAAAGACCGGGAATTTGGAGAACTAAGGATTTGGATGAGGCCGTGGAAATGGTTAAAGAATCACTGGACATCTCGGAGTATGAAGTAATCCTTGTAGCTCCTGAAAAATTTTTAGAAAAACTTGAAGACAATATTAAAAATGCCCTGAAAAAAGGTGTCACAGTGTCTCTTTATACCGAGGAAAGGATAGATTTGTCTGATTTCACTAAAATTGGAAACTTATTTGTAAGGAAATTCCACAAGCTTAACCACTTCATTGGAATGTTTGATGGTAGAGAAGTCATAGATATCCAAAATATAGGCTTTAGACCTAGAAATCCGCCAAGCTTTAAGGCAACTTATCCAGAGATTATATTCTCCCAATATAGTTTCATCCGGGAGGCTTTTAAGGAATCAACCTTGATACTCGAGAGTATAAACCGCAAAGATGATTTACGCTTTTTCACGACTTTTCATGCCGTGGACTTGATAAGACGGCACTTAAACGATAGCAACATCTATGCAGAGATTATAGCTAAGAACCTGACAACAGGCGAGATTGAAGAGCTTAGAGGAAGGGTAGTTGGGTATACCGTAGCGATGGAAGAGGGCATAGATAATTTTGATTTGGAAACTGATAAAGGAATATTCAAGATTGGTGGAATGTTTGCAGTTTTAGAGGATTATGAGACTACAAGAATTAGACTTATACTGACCTAA